Within the Malus sylvestris chromosome 4, drMalSylv7.2, whole genome shotgun sequence genome, the region AGTTTAGTTTTCGTCCATCAAATGATTAAGTACATAATTAGTTGGCTAATGGCTAAATTGTACTAAAGGTCCCTAAACTATACCACGAGTTTGATTTTTCGTCCATAAACTCTATTAATAGTTTCTCTCGTCCTCAAATTATGTCATTTGTTGCTCTAGTAGTCATTTTTATTAACTCCATCAATTTTTTCGTTAAGTTGAGGGTTAGAATagaaatttcataaataaaaattgaaattttcaaaAGAAAGACTTGGCTCCTTAAGGACTAAGGAGAAACCCCTCCTTAAAATATCTCGTGCCTTATTCATAGAACTTAGTGCTTATGATCGAAACTTCTTAAGGATCGACTAAacgatcttagttttaattgatattTTGTATAGGCGATTTTTATataatgatttataatatgaacagcTCCAATCATGACGAAATTATGTGAGTAGGCCACGAAGTATTTCGAGGAGGAACTCCCTTTTAACCTTAAGGAACGCTCTTctctttttaaataaattaatttttttatatgaaaatacTATTATACTTTTAAATTTGACGAAAAAAAGGCAGGACAAAGGACCACTCATGCAATATAGAGTTAAGTTGGAGGATGGGAGAAACTAATATGAGAGTTCAAAGACAAAAACTAAACATGCGGTAAAGTTTAGGGGCCTTTGCTGCTACGCAcctaattagttttgttttgcgATACCTGTAATATCTATTTTGTTTAAACTTTAAGGAGAATTCATGCTCAACTTATACATATGTGAGGACGATAGTAAGTTCAATATCAGGTTGTGCTTTGTTGTGGGTAAATTAATGacaatttataaaaatatattggtGATATcttatagttttttttatcttataaatgggtaaattacactttaccacctcGAGTTTGGGAtcgatttcaatttcttacaacatttaaaaaacatttcaatttcatacctcatgtactattttatttcaatataatacattcattacatttttcatccattgatccgttaagacctaacgtggctgccacatttgtgttgacgtggctgccaaatttgtgccacatggaaattttttttttattcatttacaatattataataatttaccctatttatttatatatttataaaataaaataaaaaccccaTCTTTTTCCCTGATCCCTtccccttccctgcaacccaaacaCCCCATCCCTTACCTCCCCCGCAACCCAAATACCCCATCCCCTACCTCCCCCGTAACCCCCCACCCTATAACCCACCTGTCTCCTACCTCACCACCCCTACCCCCTTTCTCCCTCCCCAACCTTCATCTCCCTGCAAAGTCtaaaaataaacacaaacatAAATCCCTAACCCACTTTACATTATATAGCATTGTAGGCAACAATGTCACAACATCCAAAACATACTCGCACGGGTTCAGATATGGGTTTAGGCTTGGCCTTAGAGGACCGGGGCACGAACAGGTTGGGTAGGGAAAGGGCGTGGCTGGGCGCATCGAGGTCTTTGAGGTTCATCATCGGCTACTCTATGGTTTCTATTTGTTTCGGTGAGTGGAACTGTGAGAGTGGAGGTTTTCGTGCACGGAATCGAGGGCGTTTGGGATTTGGGGGCGGTGTATGGTGTCGCCCTGGGGAGGGAGAATGAACTCAATGGAGTCAGAAGAGGAACTCAAGGTAGTCGAGGAGAGGCTTGGGGTCGGGGAAAGTGACGGAAAGGGAGACGTTAAGGTTTTGGTGGTGAAGGGAAGGGATGAAGGTCggggaggtgaagagggagGAGAGGGAAAAGGTGGGGGGGGGGAGATGGGTTctgggttgtttttttttttttaaattttaaattaattatttttaaatgaataatttttttttttgccacgtgacaCAATTTTGGTAGCCATGTCAACTCTTAATGGATCAATGgctggaaaatgtaacggatgtattatattgaaataaaatagtacttgaggtatgaaattgaaatgttttaaagatgtcttaagaaattgaaattgaccCCAAACCCgaggtggtaaagtgtaatttaccctttataaATTGATATTCTATTTTTGAGGGGAATTGTGTTAGGTCACAGGATGAGCCAattgtaataattaaatattgaaCTTGACAATAGCGTGAGTAACATGTGAGATCAataacttataagtgaagaagaatatcgtTAAATTGTAATGTTAATGATAATATACCCAATATGATGTATGTCAATGTATATGTTGAGGTTTAGGCTGCAGGGGCATGGGTGGATGGAAATAAGGACCAGGTGGCTTTAGGACCACCCAGAGTCCATAAAATATACATGTGAAGGTCTTTCGAGAACCCTCTGATTGTTTGGTACATATCCCTTTTGTGCCTACTAAATGTTTGATGTAATGCATGCTAAGCATATCTCAATACTTTGCGTCGACATCATTCAACAAATTCTCTCTATATCAAATTCTCCCACGTTTAGTTTACCACATGTTTAGTGAGCAGTAGAATATATTTCAATTTCACAACACTACCACATGCTTAGTTTTCATTTTGATAGCATTCGATAAATTCTCTCTATATCAGTTTCTCCCATATGGTAAAGTGTTGAAACgagatatcttttttttttctttttcgaaaGATAGAACTTTATTAAGATTAAATACAAATGGTTACATTTGCATCTTCTGCTAAAATATTAAACAGAAATTCTGGACCTAACTCATCCCAGCCAAATCTCCCGCCATGCTTAACAGCGTGCGCCGCCATTGAGATTGATTCGACATATGTCGATGTCTATTCACATGTGGATAACATGATTTTGGTGATGACAACAAGCCTAACAAATGTCAACAAAATGCAGCAGTGAATAAATTTTGTACGCTTTGTGCTCTATTTCTATTTGTATTAACACTAGAACCCCCAAAGATTCAAATTCAGAATCCGCAACTATGCATAAGGTAGTATGGAAATTAACAAAATGAATTATATAAGTGGGCACTAAAATATTAATCCGAGTGCGTATTGTGTATGGCCTCAAAGCGGGGCAAGAGATGAATCATGACCCGCACCCTCCCGACAAATCCCCGTTTCAACGGTTCCAGGTGGGGGACGTGTATGGGGTATGACTAACACTTTCAAACTTTCTCCATTTTACATGGATTTTCAGTCCCTCCATGGACACAAAACTATGCAGGTATAGTGGTGGTGCCTTTGGGGCTCCACCGCCACCAACACTGCCACTTTTGTTGCGGCCGCCACCATCGTTTTGGGTTGCTTTGTTTCGGCACCCTTTGTTCATATtatcttctctttttcttttttcctttttgactTGTGATTAGCTCAAAGGAATAGTTAAGAATGTAAGGCCAAATGAAAAAAAGTAATTAAGAATGATTACTTGGGACATAAAACATGCAAAAGcaaatagtttttcatatatacGCTTGCTATTGTCAACTTGTGGACAACTTAatccttttttgttttggaaATTAGTTGTTAAAATATTGCTAATCATCATTTCCTGCCCCAATTTTTCATGGATGCAATTTTTGTAAGTATTTTTTCTGTGTtactgtttttgttttatttgaagGGTCTATCGTAATTTAAATTCTTCTAGCATTGACCATTTGGATTTACTCCTCCAAGGATTTGTTGCATGATGGTGCTAACCCTACCTTATGGAAACAGTCCAATgctaatttcataaatttgttTATATAATTCTGACTTGTCGGCAAAAAATTTATCCActaatcaaggttctaaaagagtTAAGTGGCGGTCTGGGGCCTAGCACTTAGGCGGCGGTGGGCTGGAGCCTAGCGCTTAGGCGGCGGTGGGCTGGAGCCTAGAGTCTAAACAGCTAGCAAGGCTTAGGCAGATGGCTAGGCAGGCTAGACGGACTAGGTGGATAAGCAGATGTAAgtacatttattatatattatataaataagtgtcttctcatacttaaaaaataaataattgcatTGGGATACACAAATTACAAAATAGAATtacatatagattataaagtattagaacataatgaaaacatgggaaacATGCATGTAATGTGTGTTAATCTAAGTTTTCAACAAGTctattataatttattgaaaaaaaataaaatgcaaaatgaaagtaatttattttctgtttaagaGGGTTGCGATTTAGACGGGTGCCTAAACATGTCTCGGTGTGCTAGATGGGTACTTAAGCAGATCTAAGcgctctttcttaatttttcaaaTGTCTAAAAATTAATATTGTAGGGGTGTTCAAAGGAGAATTAGATATAAATGATAGTATTGAGTTACTTTTGACCTAACTTTTTTTTCAAGAAGACTGAAAAAAGAAATCGTGATTAACGTGAAGAATAATGAACATATGACTCGAAAGATTTTTCTATTTagtaatacaaaatattaatattacGACGAATGAGATCTAAGGAGAAAGATTGTAGCATAAAATTTGAGATGTAACAAGTAGATCGGCTGGGAAGGAATAAAAGCATGTCCAAAATATACAAGAACCCAAGATTTCACAGGTGAATATAATCCTATATttatacacatatacatatatatatatacacacacacacatacatataataTGATTATATCTAATCAATCATGAAATTCAATAAAGTAGAATCATAAGATGGAAAACGGGGTTAGTGATGAGGTGGGACCAAGTAGCTATAGTGGGCCGCTCTCAGCCGTCCGATCAAAAGGCACAGGTGATATGTTTCGATCATGAGCCGGCGGGAGGTGTGGTTTGCAGTTCTTCACTTCATGCGCGCGTGTTTCCTTTAAAAGCATGCGGGAAGCCGATCGAGTGAGTCGACTTGGTCCTCAAGACTTGCGTGCGATACGGCAGCGTTTTGCAGagtaaaagaaaagcaaaaatcaTAATTCAATGGGCCTCCATTTTATCACTGGTTGGATAGATTGGGCGGCCCATGGTAAATAAAAAATTCCTTCTCGCGATCATTCTCGGAGACGATTTATTGCTCAGTATCACTCGCGTATGTGGAGAGTGAAGCTCACGCTCCCTTGATTGAAGATTTGGGCCGACAATGTGGGGTAGAAGAGTGAGAGTGGGACTGTCGGAGGAAAAGAGCACCGAGAAATACAATTTCCAAACCGGAAAAATTAAAGTGAAAAATTCATGAAAAATTGTACAGATTAAATATCAGCATTTTATGATtcgtttatttattaaataagtGATAAGGACTAAAGGATGTGAGGATGAGAAGAAGAGTCATGAAAGTGAAAATAAAAAGGTAGCTAAAATTCTTCTTTGTAGTTTGTTATTTGACAGCTTTATCAATGAACTATTTAAAGAGTTATTATCGGCAGAAAGTCATTCTAgtgttatttttctattttagtGTGCCAATAACACATCATTTTATAtacattttgttttattttatcaatTATTTGAAGTGGTACTATTTGCATCCTAGAAATGTAATTATTTATGCGATAATCCTCCAATGCTTCAAGAAGATATCGATAGATTGGAAGGTGAAATTACGGATATCAGAATTCGAAATAGTCTGTTTTCCATTGGAGCTACTAAAGCCCCTGGTCTTGATGGGTATCCAAGACTATAAGTTGCTGATATCCAAAGCCAATCCTTGGTAGAACGGATCCAAGAAGAGTTGCTGCTTAGAAAGCTCACACTCTCACTAGCAGGGTGAACTAATTTGGTTCAAGCTGTTACTTCTTCTCTTTCGGGAAATGCTATGCAAACTGTCAAGTTTCCAGTTGCTTCCACATGTGATCAACTTGATCAGCTTAATAGAAATATGCGTAGTATGAACTCTGTCTTGCTTGCTAAGAATTCTTGGAGGGTGATTCAACAGGATGATAGACTTTGGGTGCATACGTTATGTGATAAATATCTAGCATGAGGGAATAAACATTTGTTTCATATTGCTTTGTGGAAGTGCGCTTCGAGTACTTAGAAAGGCTTCATTGATGTTGCTCCGTCGTTGAAAAAATGTTTGCTTTCGCGTATTGGATCTATGAGAATATTAAATTTTGGACTGACCATTGGTCAAATTGTAGGTCTCTTCTAAAATTTTATCTTCCACTACTGTTGCCAACTATGCTTACGTCGTCTGTGGCTGGTTTTTGCTATGGTGAGAATTGGGATGCATCAAGTTTGCTCCATTTCCTTCCCAAAATAATTGTGTATAAAACTGTCAATATTCTTGTGGATAGTATTGGTGGCTCATCAGACAAGTGTATATAAGATAAACTAGCGATGATAACTTTACCGTGAAGTTTGCCTATGTGTTGGACCTAAGCGCTAATATGAATACCAAGTGACGATGAAGCTTTATCTGGGAGTTGCATTTTTCTCCTAAAGTGCTCTCTTTTCTTTGGCTTATGTTGCTAGACAAATTATTGACCATGCTCAACGAGATAGATGAGGTTGCCTACAGATTCTTCATGTGGTGAATGTGATGGTTGCTATTTTGAATCAATTATTCACATCCTTATAGTTTGCTCATTTGCTGCTAAAGTTTGGAGAGGTTTCCCTGTTCTTGGTCAATTTTTGATTGGTGCATGTACtactaattggttccaaaacaATATCTCTTCCAAAATTTTAGTCTTCGATAGTTTGGAATGGAGActtattttttgaatcacttgctCGTTTTTGTAGCACTAGCGAAACAAAAGTATTTTTGAACAGGATATTGCTCTCCAAAATGATCCAAAATCTGTTATTGTTACCTACCTGAAAGATTGGTTTCGGAACAAGATGGTTTCCTCCATAAAGCCCCTGCGAACACatgcttttcttcattaggAACATTTTTTTTGTCGTCAGTTACTAGTTGCATATATAATTTGGATGTCGTGATCTCGTGATATTCTTATGTGatctttcatttcctttcgGGTTTTTGTCCCAttgtcaaaaaaagaaaaaaaaaagaaaaggaattgcAATAAGTGAAAGTAGACcgagtttaatttttttattttttattttgtattatttttggtATGAAAGTGATTAGAATATCTCAGCCGTTGAAGCGGTTCTCCAGGAGGCTATAAAAGGGAAGGTGCATTGTTTAATGGAGTCCCTCAGTCCTCTCTGATCGGATCAACGTCTCACTCGCTTCATCGCTTTGATCTCCAAATTCTCTGTCACCCCAAGAATCGAATCGTTATTGGAATACAGGGAATTGGGGAGCTTCGTCTCTTTCACCCCTCCCCTTTCacacactttctctctcctcttccttctccatctgtttctctctctaaatccaaaggagaaagaaaaaagaggaattccaaagcaaaatatatatttattgctTAGTTTATATGCATTTACTAGAATAAGAGCGAAAAGGGTCTTTTCTTCTTCAACCTCTGCCAGCACCTCTGAAGCACTTTCTCCATAAGtgattgtgattttttttgcttttttcctGCTTTTGAGGGCTCCTCGCCGTCTTCGTGTTCGGCCCTCTGACCAAATTGGTGGCGCATTAAAGTCTGGCTTTCTTCACAAGTtacacagcagcagcagcagcagctacctagagagagagagagagagagagagaaacagagagtaagagagagatcTTTAGCTGCAGATTTTGTTGTTAAATCATTTCAAAAGCATTTAAGGCCACTCAATCTCTCTGCCAATTCTTTGAATGGAGAATTCTTAAAAAACCAGACTCCCTCATCAACTTGCATATAAATTACAAATCCCTCTCTATTTCCACTGCCTAAAAGAGCAGAGTCATAGATCGAGAGAAAGTGACATTTCAAGCAAGGTATGGGACTTTAACCAAAATTTTGTAATCCgggttttcttttttgtacTTGAATTCTGTGAAAGGTCCaatcttttttaaattttggaaggAATTTACTTCTGGGTTTTTGGATCTGGGGTTCTTATTGGCTTTCGTTTTCTGGGGGTGCGTTTTgatttagtattttattttcttttgaacttttttgttTGTCTTATTTGCTGTCCTTATGTATGTTTCAGATCTACCAGGATTTAGTTCAGACGTTGCGTTTCGAGAACAATGTTGGCTCAGAAGCAAGCAGAGGAAGCAATAGTCTCCAATGACCATGAAGGAAAAGAAGAACATCTCCAAGAAAACGATGAGGAAAACACCTCCATGTTTAATGTTAAGAACTTCCTCTGGCATGGCGGCTCTGTCTGGGACGCCTGGTTCAGCTGCGCTTCCAATCAAGTAAACCCATGTCCAAAAAAGTACTTTCTCGATTTGTTGTTTCACAAAGTTTCTGATTCTAACAACTTCTGGCTTTTGCAGGTGGCACAAGTGCTTTTGACACTGCCCTACTCGTTCTCTCAGCTGGGGTTACTATCCGGAATCTTACTGCAAATTTTCTACGGAATCGTCGGAAGTTGGACGGCTTATCTTATCAGTGTGCTCTACATGGAGTACAGAAGCcggaaggagaaagagaacgttAACTTCAAGAACCACGTCATCCAGGTTTGTCGTGGTATCCACTAAAGCGAAAGTGTGCGAGATAAAATGAACCAAATTTAAAATTCCATGTTTTTTGTTGCAGTGGTTTGAAGTTCTTGATGGGTTACTTGGCCCTTACTGGAAAGCCTTGGGGCTTGCTTTCAACTGCACTTTCCTCCTCTTTGGATCTGTCATCCAGCTTATTGCTTGTGCCAGGTgattatttttacttctctatATTTTTTACTGTCAAATCCTGCAAATCTCACCTGGGTTTCGTCTGATTTTTACTGTTTTTTGACTGGGAGCAGTAACATATATTACATCAATGACAATTTGGACAAGAGGACCTGGACCTACATCTTCGGAGCTTGCTGTGCCACCACAGTTTTTATACCTTCTTTCCATAACTATCGGATTTGGTCTTTTCTCGGACTTGGAATGACCACTTACACAGCCTGGTATTTGACCATTGCAGCTGCTGTTCATGGCCAGGTAATAAATCGCTGGCCTAAACTTACGACATCTGTGATGGCACGTTAGTGGTAAAACATATCACGCACTACTAGCATATTACGAATTATCATGTGTATAATTAATGATTGATTCGAGATATAGTTTGAGATGTTCGAACAACGGTATCTCAAACAAATGTCTTAGAACAGTCACTATTATTTCCAACTTTACAAAATGCTTTATTTCTCTTTacgtttttggtaaaaataaaagggaaagTTATATGCTTTTTCGTGAAATTGCTGTGCAGGATGAAGGTGTGACACACACAGCTCCAACAAAGCTAGTGCTGTATTTCACCGGAGCCACCAACATACTATACACGTTCGGTGGGCATGCTGTTACTGTGTAAGCTTTTTCCTCCTATTTTTTTATCCTTCCCTCCTACTGTTTCACTTGTTTCTACACGGCTTCTCTCTGCAGCTTTTGCCGGCATCTCGGTTTTCGAGATCCACAGACAAAATCATCCTATCTAATCTTTTGGTTTGCTATTGGATAAACAACTTTTttatttacccccccccccccccgccccccaccccaccccaccccaccccaccccaacCCAAATCCCCATTTTCTCTAGGAAAATTGCGACCGAAATTAATTGGTCCCTACCTACTTTACCAATAGAGAATCCATGCTCCATTGTTCAACAAGGTGTTTTAAACGGTTGTAATTAACGGAAAGGGATATTCGAATTTGAGTACTCTAAACTGTCTaattaaagaaaatgaaaattcgAACTTAAGGGCAACTAACTGGTCGATCACGCTGTTCTACTAGCTCAAGTGACCAATCATGTTTCAAAGTTTTTGGTTATTTGTCATATAGTATTATTTAGTTGCATAACAGCTATAGAAAGATGTGACCTTGGGGGGGGCCTTTGGtcaattttcttggtttttattttttaaaattatgttCACCTATGTGCATGTTGACcttttaatattaataaaattagagTAAAAGTATTAGTGAAATCTGAATCCTTTTTAATGTGAAGGGAATCTGATCAGTGAATTGTGGGgggatttttacttttatttttgcaGGGAAATTATGCATGCCATGTGGAAGCCACAGAAATTCAAGTACATTTACTTGTATGCCACATTGTACGTTTTCACACTAACAATTCCTTCTGCTACCTCTGTCTACTGGGCTTTTGGTGACGAGCTTCTCAACCACTCCAacgctttctctctcctccccaaGAACGGCTGGCGCGACGCCGCCGTCATACTCATGCTCATCCACCAGGTTCGACCTCAATCATTCCATACACTAATTCTTCAAAgaaaatgatttccgcacaTGCATGTTTGTTACAATCCTTTGGTTTCAATTCAAAGGCCAGAAAAAGGCGTGTGCGGGGATATAAAAAAGGTGCACGGAAATAACTTGCCTTGCATTGAGCTGACATTATTTTATTTGGGGGGTTAACTCTTTTGCAGTTTATAACATTTGGGTTTGCATGTACACCATTGTACTTTGTGTGGGAGAAGGTGATTGGCATGCATGACACAAAGAGCATTTGCTTGAGGGCACTTGCTAGGCTTCCGGTTGTGATCCCAATTTGGTTCTTGGCTATAATCTTCCCCTTCTTTGGGCCCATCAACTCTGCCGTTGGGGCTCTCTTGGTTAGCTTCACTGTCTATATCATCCCATCTCTAGCTCATATGCTCACCTACAGAAAAGCCTCTGCCAGACAGGTAAATATATCCTCCTAATGGCAACTCCAATTGGTCATGTCACGTTATGTTACTGTCACAGACAAGTTCGGATTCCGTTGAACTTGTAACCCTTGGTTATCATGTAAGGTCACCTAGTCGTACCATCACGCGCGAGTGATTAGGTTCTCTGTCTAGTGGCAACACTTGTAGTTACCTCCAGTGAGTTGATGACATATCGTGATTGATCATGTCACAGTAAACCTAGGTTATAATGTCACTGTTATGTAGTGCTACTATCACAAGGCGAATAATTAAGTGGTTTGTCTAGTGGCGACTAGTAGTTATCTTGATTGAGAGGGGGTATATTAGTCATTGTAGTTTTGAGTGGGCACCTCCACCAGGACACACGATGGGGATACCCACATTTCAGTAGTTGCAGTGGGGATGAGAGGGGCAGCAAGTGTACAAAGATCATTTAATACTTGGATTTGGAAATGTTAGGAGAAGAATTGAGATAGGTGGGCGGTCCCTTTCGTTTAGTTATATGCTACAGTTGGGAGAGTTGTACCTCTGCCTTCCGATGAGCTGTTTGATTGATTAGgtctttttttcttgaatttggaTGGGGACGTCCGATTCAATTTGAGTATTCTGGATTGCTTGGTCTTTAGGCTCCGGACAATGAAATCCATAGTGGTTCTCTGTCCTCCTTTTCCTCTCCGTTAGGTCGGTTTGGTGCTGACTTTAGTCCAAGTGAAAAgacttgaaagaaaaatgaatctAGTATTTACAGTATTATTTTCAAAGATTCTAAACTAAACCCAAAAATCCTTATTCGAAAGACTTATTCGTCTGAGATCTTTTACAGTATTATATAAAGTTGATTCTCATATATAATAATCTGGTCGTCTGAGTTTGATTCACGTAATTAACACTGTTTATGTAGTAATGTGAGTATGAGAGTTGTGAGAATCATATTCTATAAGAATCAAAAGTACGAGATCATACAACTTTTTAACCGTAAGAAGCCAAGCAGTGTTCTTTATTAAAAACCAAGGTTTATCGATTTGGGTTAATTTTTTTACTGTACTTTTGCAGAATGCTGCAGAGAAGCCACCTTTCTTTTTACGAAGCTGGACTGCCATGTACGTAATCAACTCCTTCATAGTGGTGTGGGTTCTGGTGATTGGGTTCGGGTTCGGTGGCTGGGCCAGCATGACCAACTTTGTGAGACAGGTCGACACATTTGGGCTGTTTGCCAAGTGCTATCAGTGCAAGCCTCCAAAACCGCCACTAGCAGCCGCAGCTCCTCCCCATCACTAAATCTTCACTTCCTCCAAAACCCTCCCTCTCACCAGTCAGAAAATTCTCGGTCTTCATATTTGTACCATACATGGGGAAGTAGTAATATTTCCCCCTACATGTCATGTGTGctggatttttctttttattatttgtttctatattttttttgttaaattagttaAAAAATAGTGTGTTGAGTTGTGATGATTCCATTCCTATCAAAGCATCCGTTAATTAaatcaatatatataaatatgtatgCTTTTAGGCATTTTCCTTGATCGGTTTGGGTTTTTCACCCCGATATCATCGACTGGATTAAGATTGTCAAAATTTAACCATGCAAATTTGATTGTTAAATTCATATACTGTTGCGTTATATAGATTCTTTAGTGGGATATTGTAAAATTTTGTTGTCCCTCATGGCTTT harbors:
- the LOC126619247 gene encoding auxin transporter-like protein 2 → MLAQKQAEEAIVSNDHEGKEEHLQENDEENTSMFNVKNFLWHGGSVWDAWFSCASNQVAQVLLTLPYSFSQLGLLSGILLQIFYGIVGSWTAYLISVLYMEYRSRKEKENVNFKNHVIQWFEVLDGLLGPYWKALGLAFNCTFLLFGSVIQLIACASNIYYINDNLDKRTWTYIFGACCATTVFIPSFHNYRIWSFLGLGMTTYTAWYLTIAAAVHGQDEGVTHTAPTKLVLYFTGATNILYTFGGHAVTVEIMHAMWKPQKFKYIYLYATLYVFTLTIPSATSVYWAFGDELLNHSNAFSLLPKNGWRDAAVILMLIHQFITFGFACTPLYFVWEKVIGMHDTKSICLRALARLPVVIPIWFLAIIFPFFGPINSAVGALLVSFTVYIIPSLAHMLTYRKASARQNAAEKPPFFLRSWTAMYVINSFIVVWVLVIGFGFGGWASMTNFVRQVDTFGLFAKCYQCKPPKPPLAAAAPPHH